In Oscillatoria acuminata PCC 6304, a single window of DNA contains:
- a CDS encoding chemotaxis protein CheW, producing the protein MAGKLTLSSQMSELPGSPNSGNLKQFLLFGQRESLFAVDLLAVREVLFLGQQPIAPVPNTRHFVLGLTNLRGEILAVADFGRFLRTEAVDSHSVHSRILILEAPDPRDGTLVMMRMGLAVSRVQGVISVHLDRMVSSMDVGEELAPFLRGLYDWTGRLVMILDVEAIAQSEGW; encoded by the coding sequence ATGGCTGGAAAATTGACCCTCAGTTCGCAGATGAGTGAGTTGCCCGGTTCCCCGAATTCCGGGAACCTGAAACAATTTCTGTTGTTTGGTCAAAGAGAGAGCCTCTTTGCGGTGGATTTGCTGGCGGTACGGGAGGTGCTCTTTTTGGGACAGCAACCGATCGCACCCGTTCCGAATACCCGTCATTTTGTCTTGGGATTAACCAATTTGCGGGGGGAAATTTTAGCGGTGGCGGATTTCGGTCGGTTTTTGCGGACTGAGGCGGTGGATAGTCATTCGGTGCATAGTCGAATTTTAATTTTAGAAGCCCCGGATCCGCGAGATGGAACCTTGGTGATGATGCGAATGGGTTTGGCTGTATCTCGGGTGCAAGGGGTGATTTCGGTTCATCTCGATCGCATGGTTTCTAGCATGGATGTGGGGGAAGAACTCGCTCCTTTTTTAAGGGGATTATACGATTGGACGGGACGCTTAGTGATGATTTTAGATGTGGAAGCGATCGCCCAATCCGAAGGGTGGTAA
- the tnpC gene encoding IS66 family transposase yields MDESITIGGIKIPRADWERTPESVKNVVRNIEQRIAAIEERLGLNASNSSIPPSKQPPIAKEKKQEKRPRRKRGGQKGHKGFTRHLYEPSECSEIIDHQPETCKHCQAPLTGEDAQPYRHQIVDIPPVAPVVTEHRLHALSCQCCGQTTRAELPNDINPSGYGERLQSLVALLSGAYRLSHNQVQTLMRDLWQVHLSTGTVNRIRQRVSQKLSQVVDEARAYIMKSGTAYVDETSWSQNNGDGNNPENASAWLWTAVSNNVAVYQVTLNRARSSAEALLGKNYTGLVVSDRYSVYNGWTVEQRQVCWAHLKRDFKRMAERSGVSKDIGEALLKQTKRLFHWWHRVRDGTLSTELFQAAMARLRQSVHHLLSEAASLCHSSREQTPLAKTARTCEQILKLEPALWTFVEVNAVEPTNNTAERAFPRAVIWRDLSYGSWSRSGSEFVERLLTVVTSLRFQERPVLEFLMQVLHSESVSLLPLPPE; encoded by the coding sequence ATGGACGAGAGCATAACCATAGGCGGCATCAAAATTCCTCGCGCGGACTGGGAAAGAACCCCAGAAAGCGTGAAAAATGTGGTGAGGAATATTGAGCAACGAATTGCCGCCATTGAAGAACGTCTGGGACTAAACGCCTCAAACAGTTCCATCCCGCCCTCCAAACAGCCTCCGATAGCCAAAGAAAAGAAGCAAGAGAAACGCCCTCGACGTAAGCGCGGAGGCCAAAAAGGACACAAAGGATTTACAAGACACTTATATGAGCCGAGTGAGTGCAGCGAGATTATCGACCATCAACCCGAGACCTGCAAGCATTGCCAAGCCCCTCTGACAGGAGAAGACGCACAGCCTTACCGCCATCAGATTGTGGACATTCCTCCGGTGGCTCCAGTGGTAACGGAACACCGACTTCACGCCTTAAGCTGCCAGTGTTGCGGTCAAACCACTCGGGCCGAGTTACCTAATGATATAAACCCCAGTGGTTATGGAGAGCGTCTGCAAAGTTTGGTCGCTCTGCTGAGTGGAGCTTATCGTCTGAGCCACAATCAAGTACAAACCCTAATGAGGGACTTGTGGCAAGTGCACCTGAGTACAGGAACAGTCAACCGCATCCGTCAACGAGTCAGTCAGAAACTCAGCCAAGTGGTGGATGAAGCCAGAGCTTACATCATGAAAAGTGGAACGGCTTACGTTGATGAAACCAGTTGGAGTCAAAACAATGGTGACGGCAATAATCCCGAGAACGCCTCGGCCTGGTTGTGGACTGCTGTCAGCAATAACGTGGCGGTCTATCAAGTGACCCTCAACCGTGCTCGTAGTAGTGCCGAAGCTTTATTAGGAAAGAACTACACAGGCCTAGTCGTTAGCGACCGTTATAGTGTCTACAATGGATGGACCGTTGAGCAACGACAAGTATGTTGGGCGCATTTAAAGCGCGATTTCAAACGGATGGCTGAACGCAGTGGGGTCTCCAAAGACATTGGTGAAGCTCTACTGAAACAGACTAAACGCCTGTTCCACTGGTGGCATCGAGTGCGGGATGGAACTTTATCCACAGAGTTGTTCCAAGCGGCTATGGCACGGCTACGTCAAAGCGTTCATCATCTGTTGAGTGAAGCGGCGAGCCTATGTCATTCCAGCCGAGAGCAAACGCCTTTGGCCAAAACCGCACGCACCTGCGAGCAAATTTTAAAGCTCGAACCGGCCTTGTGGACGTTTGTCGAGGTGAACGCCGTCGAGCCGACGAATAATACAGCCGAGCGCGCTTTCCCCCGGGCAGTCATTTGGCGTGACTTGAGTTATGGCTCCTGGTCTCGCTCGGGTAGCGAGTTTGTGGAACGTTTGCTGACGGTGGTCACATCTTTACGGTTTCAGGAACGCCCGGTGTTGGAGTTCTTGATGCAGGTTTTGCATTCTGAGTCGGTCTCTCTCCTCCCTCTACCCCCTGAATAG
- a CDS encoding NB-ARC domain-containing protein codes for MEIQDALHWTDNLIFDQTGKHLASLHRAILLGAWEGKGYQDIAQEYHCSGDHVKKSASELWKLLSELLGEDVKKKNVRSLIENGIFYSFNTKILNVGNSHNVYNTLYKFSKNPKTRSPNGTPDADSAPRHDLSQAPEYHRLYNRTDELATLKHWILTENSRIVTLTGLSGIGKTALARQLVEHIKDKFDRILWRSHRKLPNLNILQSHIIEFLAPSPPSKNPSIIQYLHSRNSLLDHLRNHRCLIILDDFQAVFNPGELVGNYRAEYQNYGQLLYEIGRFSHQSCLVLLSWEQPLEIAALELENPYCKTLPVLGLGQDATKILRKRKLKDERKWSDLIQLYGGNPLWLNIMASTILELFNGSVQQFLSYPSLFLGDLEPLLKKHYERLCESEKVLLEWLANEDKTVTLSQKPQDLLSDEAFLKGIQSLNRRNLLETSSGFTLQPVIKQYIQNLVQSGH; via the coding sequence ATGGAAATTCAAGACGCCTTGCACTGGACAGATAATCTGATTTTTGACCAAACAGGGAAGCATCTGGCTTCGTTGCATCGGGCTATTTTGCTGGGGGCATGGGAAGGGAAAGGATATCAAGATATTGCTCAGGAATACCATTGTAGCGGTGACCATGTGAAAAAGTCGGCATCGGAATTATGGAAACTCCTGTCGGAGCTTTTGGGAGAGGATGTTAAAAAGAAGAATGTCCGATCGCTGATTGAAAATGGAATCTTCTATTCCTTTAATACAAAGATTCTAAACGTCGGAAATTCTCACAATGTTTACAATACTTTATACAAATTCTCGAAAAACCCGAAAACCCGGTCGCCCAATGGCACCCCAGACGCGGACTCTGCACCCCGCCATGACCTCAGTCAGGCACCGGAATATCATCGCCTCTACAACCGTACTGACGAACTGGCTACCCTCAAGCATTGGATCTTAACAGAAAATAGCCGGATTGTCACCCTCACCGGACTATCGGGAATCGGGAAAACTGCCCTTGCTAGACAACTGGTAGAACACATCAAAGACAAGTTTGATCGCATCCTGTGGCGCAGTCATCGAAAATTGCCTAACCTCAACATCCTGCAAAGCCATATCATCGAATTTCTCGCTCCCTCTCCCCCGAGCAAAAACCCCTCAATCATCCAATACTTACATTCTCGCAACTCCCTTTTAGACCATTTAAGAAACCATCGGTGCTTAATCATTTTAGACGACTTCCAAGCTGTTTTCAATCCAGGAGAATTAGTCGGAAATTACCGCGCCGAATATCAAAATTATGGCCAACTCTTGTATGAAATTGGGCGATTTTCCCATCAGAGTTGTCTGGTGCTGCTGAGTTGGGAACAGCCCCTAGAAATCGCGGCATTAGAACTGGAAAACCCCTATTGTAAAACCTTGCCGGTTCTGGGTTTAGGCCAGGATGCCACTAAAATTCTCAGGAAAAGAAAACTCAAGGATGAGAGAAAATGGTCAGACCTGATCCAGCTTTATGGGGGCAATCCTTTATGGCTGAATATTATGGCTTCCACTATTTTGGAGTTATTTAATGGGAGCGTCCAGCAGTTTCTCTCTTATCCCAGCCTATTTTTGGGGGACTTAGAACCGCTGCTCAAAAAACATTATGAGCGCCTTTGTGAATCGGAAAAAGTTCTGCTGGAGTGGTTAGCTAACGAAGATAAGACTGTCACTCTGAGCCAGAAACCCCAGGACCTTTTGTCCGATGAAGCGTTTTTAAAAGGGATTCAATCTTTAAACCGACGGAATTTATTGGAAACCTCATCAGGTTTTACGCTACAACCTGTGATTAAACAGTATATCCAAAATTTGGTGCAATCTGGGCATTAA
- a CDS encoding DUF4177 domain-containing protein translates to MRYEYNAKVVDLEKVNLECNSMGQQGWELVTALPYSRENCCKQSIPTVVLIFKKSA, encoded by the coding sequence ATGAGATACGAGTACAATGCTAAAGTCGTTGACTTAGAAAAAGTTAATCTCGAATGCAATTCAATGGGTCAACAAGGCTGGGAACTTGTCACCGCTTTACCCTATTCCAGGGAAAATTGTTGCAAGCAATCTATTCCGACTGTTGTATTGATTTTCAAAAAATCTGCATGA
- a CDS encoding PEP-CTERM sorting domain-containing protein (PEP-CTERM proteins occur, often in large numbers, in the proteomes of bacteria that also encode an exosortase, a predicted intramembrane cysteine proteinase. The presence of a PEP-CTERM domain at a protein's C-terminus predicts cleavage within the sorting domain, followed by covalent anchoring to some some component of the (usually Gram-negative) cell surface. Many PEP-CTERM proteins exhibit an unusual sequence composition that includes large numbers of potential glycosylation sites. Expression of one such protein has been shown restore the ability of a bacterium to form floc, a type of biofilm.), with amino-acid sequence MLKTKLLSGIITVTVATISSIGFAAEAIALTLYLTPGETSTIRWSYRPNFFPNWEHEDTLIQWNLLDLYQGVLQFAPDSLIEESSDGTQYAITNDAISNRGLRENAQINYRPLSAQNILGGETTAGFANWSNEEQIRIYTGVQTWDIDRLFEQVKFINETYYGNYSITSIEDMHHMYLGSVTTRVFVGGVSSSYMADLQLDLSNYNPPPADERQSVPEPGSAIALLTLAIAGLSSVKKKSQSVESNP; translated from the coding sequence ATGCTAAAAACAAAACTGCTCTCAGGGATCATCACCGTAACAGTTGCCACAATTTCCAGCATCGGGTTTGCAGCGGAAGCGATCGCCTTGACGCTCTATCTCACTCCGGGCGAAACCAGCACGATCAGATGGTCATACCGGCCTAATTTTTTTCCGAATTGGGAACATGAAGATACGCTAATTCAGTGGAACCTCCTTGATTTATACCAAGGGGTGCTCCAGTTTGCACCGGACTCATTAATAGAAGAATCTAGCGACGGGACGCAGTATGCTATTACCAACGATGCTATCTCTAACCGGGGCCTCCGAGAAAATGCCCAAATCAATTATCGTCCCCTGTCGGCTCAAAACATTCTCGGCGGAGAAACGACGGCGGGTTTTGCTAATTGGTCAAATGAGGAACAGATTAGGATTTACACTGGGGTGCAAACTTGGGATATCGACCGTTTGTTTGAACAGGTCAAGTTTATCAATGAAACCTATTACGGGAATTATTCGATTACCTCTATCGAAGATATGCATCATATGTACCTGGGATCTGTAACGACGAGAGTATTTGTTGGGGGAGTCAGTTCATCTTATATGGCGGACTTGCAGTTGGATTTATCCAATTACAATCCGCCTCCTGCTGATGAGCGGCAAAGTGTCCCCGAACCGGGCAGCGCGATCGCACTTTTGACCCTGGCGATCGCGGGTCTGAGTTCGGTGAAGAAAAAGAGTCAATCAGTCGAGAGCAATCCTTAA
- a CDS encoding response regulator transcription factor: MSKILVVDDVPSELEMIGRILKKAGMEVVVATNGEEAIARIQETAPDLVILDVVMPRMNGFEVIRELRGDRKTSKLPVVFCSQKNTEIDKTWGMDLGADAYITKPVDPQQLVHIVERLL, encoded by the coding sequence ATGAGCAAAATCTTAGTGGTAGATGATGTGCCGAGTGAACTGGAGATGATTGGCCGGATTTTGAAAAAAGCCGGGATGGAGGTGGTGGTGGCAACTAATGGCGAGGAGGCGATCGCCCGGATTCAGGAGACGGCACCGGATCTGGTGATTCTAGATGTGGTGATGCCTCGGATGAATGGATTTGAGGTGATCCGAGAGTTACGCGGCGATCGCAAGACATCCAAGTTACCTGTGGTGTTTTGCAGTCAGAAAAATACGGAGATTGATAAGACTTGGGGCATGGATTTGGGAGCTGATGCCTATATTACCAAACCCGTTGACCCTCAGCAATTGGTTCATATTGTTGAACGGTTATTGTGA
- the thiC gene encoding phosphomethylpyrimidine synthase, with protein sequence MRKEWVAKRQGQSNVTQMNYARQGIITEEMDYVAKRENLPVELIRDEVARGRMIIPANINHLNLEPMCIGIASKCKVNANIGASPNSSDINEELDKLNLSVKYGADTVMDLSTGGGNLDEIRTAIINTSPVPIGTVPIYQALESVHGNMESLTPNDFLHIIEKHAQQGVDYMTIHAGILIEHLPLVKNRITGIVSRGGGILARWMLHHHKQNPLYTHFDDIIEIFKKYDVSFSLGDSLRPGCQHDASDEAQLAELKTLGQLTRRAWEHNVQVMVEGPGHVPMDQIEFNVKKQMEECSEAPFYVLGPLVTDIAPGYDHITSAIGAAMAGWYGTAMLCYVTPKEHLGLPNAEDVRNGLIAYKIAAHAADIARHRIGARDRDDELSHARYNFDWNRQFELSLDPERAKEYHDETLPADIYKTAEFCSMCGPKFCPMQTKVDADALTELEKFLAKEPVTQG encoded by the coding sequence ATGCGAAAAGAATGGGTTGCCAAACGTCAGGGCCAGAGTAATGTTACTCAAATGAACTATGCCAGACAAGGCATCATCACCGAAGAAATGGACTATGTAGCAAAACGGGAAAACCTCCCCGTTGAGCTGATTCGGGACGAAGTGGCACGAGGACGGATGATTATCCCCGCCAACATTAACCACCTCAACCTCGAACCGATGTGCATCGGCATCGCCTCCAAATGTAAAGTCAATGCCAACATCGGGGCCTCTCCTAATTCCTCTGATATTAACGAAGAATTAGACAAACTCAACCTATCCGTTAAATATGGTGCCGATACCGTCATGGACCTGTCCACCGGCGGCGGAAACCTCGACGAAATTCGCACCGCCATTATTAATACCTCCCCGGTCCCGATCGGCACCGTTCCCATTTATCAGGCATTAGAAAGCGTGCATGGTAACATGGAAAGTCTCACTCCCAATGATTTTCTGCACATCATTGAAAAACACGCCCAACAAGGTGTGGATTACATGACGATTCATGCGGGAATTTTAATCGAACATCTTCCCTTAGTCAAAAACCGAATTACCGGAATTGTCTCCCGTGGCGGCGGAATTTTGGCCCGGTGGATGCTGCATCATCACAAACAAAATCCGCTTTATACTCATTTCGATGACATTATCGAAATCTTCAAAAAATACGATGTTTCCTTTAGTTTAGGAGATTCCCTCCGTCCCGGTTGTCAACATGATGCCTCAGACGAAGCGCAACTCGCTGAACTCAAAACCCTCGGACAACTCACTCGTCGCGCCTGGGAACATAACGTCCAGGTGATGGTAGAAGGGCCGGGTCATGTGCCAATGGACCAAATTGAATTTAACGTCAAAAAGCAGATGGAAGAGTGTTCTGAAGCACCTTTCTATGTGCTAGGTCCTTTAGTCACGGATATTGCGCCTGGATATGACCATATTACCTCGGCGATCGGGGCGGCAATGGCGGGATGGTACGGAACGGCGATGTTATGTTATGTCACCCCGAAAGAGCACCTGGGATTACCCAATGCCGAAGATGTGCGAAATGGGTTAATCGCCTATAAAATCGCCGCCCATGCTGCGGATATCGCACGGCATCGCATTGGAGCACGCGATCGCGATGACGAACTGTCTCACGCCCGGTATAACTTCGACTGGAACCGCCAGTTTGAACTCTCCCTCGACCCCGAACGGGCGAAAGAATACCACGACGAAACCCTCCCAGCAGACATCTACAAAACAGCAGAATTCTGCTCCATGTGCGGACCTAAATTCTGCCCCATGCAAACCAAAGTAGATGCCGACGCCTTAACCGAATTAGAGAAGTTCTTAGCGAAAGAACCTGTCACTCAAGGTTAA
- a CDS encoding N-6 DNA methylase, which produces MGRHLKKIETKAGIDRRETGYYSTPDFVAEFIAKALIELNLQGRTALDPCVGRGEMVIPLLNQGISVDGMDILPFDLPESIHFTQTDFLQFYQQKKLLSILNTPIDLDYDFYLANPPYNCHEVAYIRDNKNRLSRLFVDIGVHNMYALFIAALIDCAKPGALIGLITLDSFLTAKAHQNLRHKILQNCAVHYLLLCSNDLFLDQGADVRTCIMILQKGTDYQGVVKVGNRPLSQRDFQRILIQKQWMELPLEKITLAGEADHSEFIIDIPDEVRNLFESPRLGNRFPCVTGISTGSDRTYLSKHPRPGFTIPFYKNPGSCRFFTKPNAYLIDDFLSIAETIPNFTIRNKSLLYQPGITCSSMGVTFSACYLPAHSTYGVNANIITSDSDTWWLLAYLNSHLVTFIVRSLLNRSNMITSGYVARIPIPKLSPIALHQMSAIAREAHQKQVSPKAAIHYVEQINQIIWKELDFTADTIAIIQNFCKNLIRAT; this is translated from the coding sequence ATGGGACGACATCTTAAAAAAATCGAGACAAAGGCGGGAATTGACCGGCGAGAAACGGGGTATTATTCCACGCCTGATTTTGTCGCTGAGTTCATCGCCAAGGCGCTGATAGAACTTAATCTACAGGGCCGCACTGCACTGGATCCTTGTGTCGGTCGAGGTGAAATGGTCATTCCCTTGTTAAATCAGGGAATTTCCGTGGATGGAATGGATATTTTACCCTTTGATTTACCGGAATCGATTCATTTTACTCAAACTGATTTTTTGCAATTTTATCAGCAAAAAAAGCTGCTGAGTATTTTAAATACCCCGATTGATTTAGACTATGACTTTTATTTGGCAAATCCTCCTTATAATTGCCATGAAGTAGCCTATATTCGAGACAATAAAAACCGCTTATCTCGACTGTTTGTGGACATTGGCGTGCATAATATGTATGCCCTGTTTATAGCGGCTTTAATCGATTGTGCAAAACCTGGGGCTTTAATCGGATTGATTACCTTGGATTCATTCTTAACCGCTAAAGCGCATCAGAACTTACGCCATAAAATTTTACAAAACTGTGCTGTTCATTACCTGCTACTGTGTTCTAATGATTTATTTTTAGACCAAGGTGCAGATGTCCGGACTTGTATCATGATTTTGCAAAAAGGAACTGATTATCAAGGGGTGGTCAAGGTGGGGAATCGTCCCCTGAGTCAACGGGATTTTCAGAGGATTTTAATCCAGAAACAATGGATGGAATTACCCCTTGAAAAAATTACCCTAGCTGGGGAAGCGGATCACTCGGAATTTATTATTGATATTCCCGATGAGGTCCGCAACCTGTTCGAGTCTCCGAGACTGGGGAATCGCTTTCCTTGCGTGACTGGGATTTCTACCGGCAGCGATCGCACCTATTTATCCAAACATCCTCGCCCGGGATTTACCATTCCCTTTTATAAAAATCCTGGATCTTGTCGCTTTTTTACAAAACCAAATGCTTACTTAATCGATGACTTTTTATCCATAGCGGAAACCATTCCAAATTTCACCATTCGGAATAAATCTCTACTCTATCAACCCGGGATTACTTGTTCTTCAATGGGAGTCACCTTCTCCGCTTGCTATCTTCCCGCCCATTCCACTTATGGGGTGAATGCTAATATTATTACCTCGGACTCGGATACCTGGTGGCTGTTGGCTTATTTGAACAGTCATCTCGTAACCTTTATCGTGCGAAGTCTTTTAAATCGGTCTAATATGATTACCTCGGGCTATGTTGCGCGGATCCCGATTCCTAAACTTAGCCCAATTGCGCTCCATCAAATGAGTGCGATCGCCCGGGAAGCGCATCAAAAACAAGTTTCACCCAAAGCGGCGATTCACTATGTCGAACAAATAAATCAAATTATCTGGAAGGAACTCGATTTTACAGCAGATACCATTGCCATCATTCAGAATTTTTGCAAAAATCTGATTCGGGCGACGTAA
- a CDS encoding FAD-dependent oxidoreductase, whose amino-acid sequence MSPIPPVKWLFNRRRFVQLSLFASTLGLSLACSDNQAQSSPQKVLVIGAGIAGLAAARELQGQGFQVTVLEGRDRIGGRIHTSRTLGFPVDLGASWIHGITDNPIATLAKEWQIPILPTDFNNIILYNSQGNPISDRDFAVSYALYEQIRDRAASIAENSEQDLSIAAALQQVLAAQTLTPQQAQLIEWGLNSEFVTEFGADLESLSSWYADDDLEFDGGDYLFPQGYDQIITGLANNLEIQLQQKVTEILYSGSGVSVTTERETFTADAAIVTLPLGVLKSESIKFSPELPDNKQAAINRLSMGVLNKVVLKFPEQFWPQDYQVLGYLHENGPDFSEFLNWEFYSQEPALIALMGGSFAREIEQLSEEEIRSRVLRVLRRSYGDRIPEPESIIVTRWSQDPFAFGSYSHIAVGGDSGDRDLLAEPIGDRLFFAGEATSRDYPSTVHGAYLSGIREAKRLINR is encoded by the coding sequence ATGTCCCCTATCCCTCCTGTGAAATGGTTGTTTAACCGCCGTCGGTTCGTGCAGTTGAGTTTGTTTGCTAGTACCTTGGGTTTGAGTTTAGCTTGTTCTGACAATCAGGCGCAATCTTCACCGCAAAAAGTGTTAGTGATTGGGGCGGGGATTGCTGGGTTAGCAGCGGCGCGAGAACTTCAGGGACAGGGGTTTCAAGTGACAGTGTTGGAAGGACGCGATCGCATCGGGGGCAGAATTCACACCAGTCGCACTCTGGGGTTTCCGGTGGATTTGGGGGCATCCTGGATTCATGGGATTACGGACAACCCCATTGCGACTCTAGCAAAAGAATGGCAAATTCCCATCTTACCCACGGATTTTAATAATATTATACTATACAACAGCCAGGGAAATCCGATTAGCGATCGCGATTTTGCGGTGAGTTACGCACTCTACGAACAAATTCGCGATCGCGCTGCATCGATAGCAGAAAACTCCGAACAGGACCTTTCCATTGCCGCCGCATTACAACAAGTTTTAGCCGCCCAAACCCTCACCCCTCAACAAGCTCAACTGATTGAATGGGGGTTGAATTCTGAATTTGTGACGGAATTTGGGGCCGACTTAGAGAGTCTCTCTAGTTGGTATGCCGATGATGACTTAGAATTTGATGGAGGGGATTATCTCTTTCCCCAAGGATATGACCAAATTATCACGGGATTAGCGAATAATCTGGAGATTCAGTTGCAACAAAAGGTGACTGAAATCCTGTACAGCGGTTCCGGTGTCTCTGTCACGACGGAACGGGAAACCTTTACGGCAGATGCGGCGATCGTGACATTACCCCTGGGGGTTTTGAAATCTGAATCTATCAAATTTTCCCCAGAATTACCGGACAACAAACAAGCGGCTATCAATCGGCTGAGTATGGGAGTTTTAAATAAAGTTGTCTTAAAATTCCCTGAACAATTTTGGCCTCAAGACTATCAGGTATTAGGCTATCTTCATGAGAATGGTCCCGATTTTTCGGAATTTTTAAATTGGGAATTTTATAGTCAAGAACCGGCATTAATTGCTTTGATGGGGGGTAGTTTTGCGCGGGAGATTGAACAACTTTCTGAGGAGGAAATTCGCTCACGAGTGCTGCGAGTGTTGCGCCGGAGTTATGGCGATCGCATTCCTGAACCCGAAAGCATAATTGTGACGCGATGGAGTCAGGATCCGTTTGCCTTTGGGTCTTATTCTCATATTGCCGTCGGGGGAGACAGTGGCGATCGCGATCTCTTGGCTGAACCCATCGGCGATCGGCTGTTTTTCGCTGGAGAAGCCACCTCTAGGGACTATCCCTCCACCGTACATGGCGCTTACCTCTCCGGCATTCGGGAAGCGAAACGATTGATTAACCGCTAA